Proteins co-encoded in one Apodemus sylvaticus chromosome 6, mApoSyl1.1, whole genome shotgun sequence genomic window:
- the Rab15 gene encoding ras-related protein Rab-15, translating to MAKQYDVLFRLLLIGDSGVGKTCLLCRFTDNEFHSSHISTIGVDFKMKTIEVDGIKVRIQIWDTAGQERYQTITKQYYRRAQGIFLVYDISSERSYQHIMKWVSDVDEYAPEGVQKILIGNKADEEQKRQVGREQGQQLAKEYGMDFYETSACTNLNIKESFTRLTELVLQAHRKELDGLRTCASNELALAELEEDEGKPEGPANSSKTCWC from the exons ATGGCGAAACAGTACGATGTGCTGTTCCGGCTCCTGCTGATCGGGGACTCCGGAGTGGGCAAGACATGCCTGCTGTGCCGCTTCACCGACAACGAGTTCCACTCCTCGCATATCTCCACCATCG GTGTTGACTTTAAGATGAAGACCATCGAAGTAGACGGCATCAAAGTGAGGATACAAATCTG GGACACAGCAGGGCAGGAGAGGTACCAGACCATCACGAAGCAGTACTATCGGCGAGCCCAG ggAATATTTTTAGTCTACGACATTAGCAGTGAGCGCTCTTATCAACATATCATGAAGTGGGTCAGCGACGTGGATGAG TATGCTCCAGAAGGAGTCCAGAAGATCCTCATAGGGAACAAGGCTGATGAAGAGCAGAAGCGGCAGGTGGGAAGGGAGCAGGGGCAGCAG CTGGCTAAGGAGTACGGCATGGACTTCTACGAAACAAGTGCCTGCACCAACCTTAACATTAAGGAG TCCTTCACTCGTCTGACGGAGCTGGTGCTGCAGGCCCACAGGAAAGAGCTGGATGGTCTCCGAACATGTGCCAGCAATGAGCTGGCCCTGGCCGAGCTGGAGGAAGACGAAGGCAAACCTGAGGGCCCAGCAAACTCTTCAAAGACCTGCTGGTGCTGA